The following proteins come from a genomic window of Tenebrio molitor chromosome 9, icTenMoli1.1, whole genome shotgun sequence:
- the LOC138139037 gene encoding retinol-binding protein pinta-like produces MDLLLVTPEEKKKIHEYYNVDEKEIKEDVMMIKSWKEKQPHLPDTLTDDLIEKILLRNKFRVERTKHKLDNYYSLRGLYKDLIQNLEKVIPSQEATTYLPLPKLTPNLERLVIVKIMDADPDHYEVIDLVKFTIAVQEVRLLYDHDVGTRIIYDAKGVTLRHMMKWNPLILTRLSTLVEKAYSSRIVGLECLNLPSFANKMMAIFKLALRPKLYDRIMIHENLESLYKVVPKEYLTSEYGGTVGTIPDLLKKWDKAIESHKDYLEKSYESVSLEHLRPVDMTDEKYGAFGVDGTFKKLAID; encoded by the exons ATGGACTTGCTGTTAGTAACACcggaagaaaagaagaaaattcatGAGTACTACAACGTGGAcgagaaagaaataaaagaagACGTCATGATGATCAAATCTTGGAAAGAGAAACAACCTCACTTGCCGGACACACTGACAG atgaTTTGATCGAGAAAATTTTACTAAGAAACAAGTTTCGAGTGGAACGGACCAAACACAAATTGGACAACTATTATTCCCTTCGAGGCCTCTACAAAGACCTTAttcaaaatttggaaaaggtGATCCCGTCACAAGAAGCCAC CACATACCTTCCTCTACCAAAACTAACACCGAATTTAGAAAGACTGgtaatagtaaaaataatGGACGCTGATCCAGACCATTACGAAGTCATCGATCTCGTGAAATTTACCATAGCTGTGCAAGAAGTGCGTCTATTATACGACCACGATGTCGGAACTAGAATTATTTACGACGCCAAAGGCGTTACCCTCAGACACATGATGAAATGGAATCCTCTAATCCTGACAAGATTAAGCACACTTGTTGAA AAAGCTTATTCGTCTCGAATCGTCGGGTTAGAGTGTCTTAATCTACCATCGTTCGCAAATAAAATGATGGCAATATTTAAACTCGCCCTTAGACCCAAACTCTACGATagg aTAATGATACATGAAAATTTGGAATCTCTTTATAAGGTAGTACCGAAAGAGTACCTAACCAGTGAGTATGGCGGCACAGTGGGAACTATACCGGATTTATTGA AGAAATGGGATAAAGCAATAGAAAGTCATAAGGATTATCTCGAGAAAAGTTATGAAAGCGTTTCCTTGGAGCATCTGCGTCCAGTGGACATGACAGACGAGAAATACGGAGCTTTCGGAGTCGATGGgactttcaaaaaattggcAATCGATTGA
- the LOC138139036 gene encoding retinol-binding protein pinta-like gives MDLLMVTPDEKKRIREYYNLSEDQIKEDVERIKSWKEKQPHLPYDVTDEFIEIVLLRNKVRMERTKQKLDNYFSLRWYLKDLIENMENIIPSQQVNTCLPMPKLTPSLERIVIVKFLDTDPDRYSIPNFIKLHFAIEELCLRHDYSIGTRFVYDFEGTVLKHTLKWNPITLAKFMTYIERSYSCRILGFEFINCSTFLNKIIAVLKVVMRAKIYEKVTIHEDMASVHKVIPKECLPKEYGGTMENIPDLIKKWDEMMKNHHEFFVKNYKNVLLSTSLEELRPLDVNDQGGFGVDGTFRKLQID, from the exons ATGGACTTGTTGATGGTAACTCCcgacgaaaaaaagagaaTTCGTGAGTACTACAACCTCAGCGAGGATCAAATAAAAGAAGACGTTGAACGGATCAAATCCTGGAAAGAGAAACAACCTCATCTACCCTACGATGTGACAG ACGAATTCATCGAGATAGTGCTACTAAGAAATAAAGTCCGAATGGAACGGACCAAACAGAAACTGGACAACTATTTTTCCTTACGTTGGTACCTCAAAGACCTCATTGAAAATATGGAAAACATAATTCCATCGCAACAAGTAAA CACGTGCCTCCCCATGCCGAAACTAACTCCAAGTTTAGAACGAATAGTTATCGTAAAATTTCTAGACACAGATCCGGATCGATACAGCATCCCTAATttcataaaacttcattttgcAATTGAAGAATTGTGTCTGCGACACGATTATTCAATCGGAACCAGATTTGTTTATGATTTTGAAGGTACCGTTTTGAAACATACACTGAAATGGAATCCCATAACTTTGGCAAAATTTATGACATACATAGAG AGGTCCTACTCCTGTCGAATTCTCGGATTTGAGTTTATCAATTGCTCCACGTTTCTGAACAAAATCATAGCAGTATTGAAAGTTGTGATGAGGGCGAAGATCTacgaaaaa GTGACGATTCATGAAGATATGGCATCTGTACACAAGGTTATACCGAAAGAGTGTTTACCAAAAGAATATGGCGGCACCATGGAAAACATTCCAGATTTAATAA aaaaatgGGACGAAATGATGAAGAATCATCACGagtttttcgtaaaaaattataaaaatgttctcTTGAGCACGTCCTTGGAAGAGCTGCGCCCATTGGACGTCAACGACCAGGGAGGGTTCGGAGTGGATGGTACTTTCAGGAAATTACAAATCGATTAA
- the LOC138139035 gene encoding retinol-binding protein pinta-like yields the protein MDLLAVTPEEKKKIRDYFNLNEDEIKRDVTIIKEWKEKQPHLPYDMTDDFIEKILMRNKFRVERTKQKLDNYYSLRGHLKDLFQNMENTIPSRETTFCLPIPKLTPNLTRVVIIKIAETDPNRYNTPDFIKHHLAIQELCLQYDYSIGTRFIYDMELCTLKHTLKWDVSAFAQLATLVERTYSCRIFGYEFINCSTFVNKIMAMLRVILRAKIYERVTIHKDITSLHSVVAKECLPKEYGGTLDSSPDLLKKWDEVITNHKDFFVKNYENILLGTSLEELRPLDLKTKDQGVFGVDGTFKKLQID from the exons ATGGATTTATTGGCGGTAACTcctgaagaaaaaaagaaaattcgcGACTACTTCAACCTTAATGAGGACGAAATAAAAAGAGACGTCACAATAATCAAAGAATGGAAAGAAAAGCAACCCCATCTACCCTACGATATGACAG ATGACTTCATCGAAAAAATTCTAATGAGAAATAAATTTCGGGTGGAACGGACCAAGCAGAAGTTGGACAACTACTACTCCTTGCGTGGTCACCTCAAAGACCTCTTTCAAAATATGGAAAACACAATTCCGTCACGAGAAACGAc TTTCTGCCTTCCCATACCGAAACTGACCCCAAATTTGACAAGGGTGGTCATCATTAAAATTGCAGAGACCGATCCGAATCGCTATAACACCCCTGACTTTATAAAACATCATTTAGCCATCCAAGAACTATGTTTGCAGTACGATTACTCAATTGGAACccggtttatttatgacatGGAACTTTGCACCCTCAAACATACACTAAAATGGGACGTTTCAGCTTTTGCACAATTGGCAACACTCGTCGAG AGGACCTACTCGTGCAGAATCTTCGGATATGAGTTCATAAATTGCTCAACATTTGTGAATAAAATCATGGCAATGTTGAGAGTTATTTTGAGAGCCAAAATCTACGAAagg GTGACGATTCATAAGGACATAACGTCTTTACACAGCGTAGTAGCGAAAGAGTGTTTACCAAAAGAATATGGCGGCACTTTGGACAGCAGTCCAGATCTGCTga aaaaatgGGACGAAGTGATCACGAATCATAaggatttttttgtgaaaaattacgaaaatattttgttgggCACGTCTTTGGAAGAGTTGCGCCCGTTGGACCTCAAAACAAAGGACCAAGGAGTATTCGGAGTCGATGGtactttcaaaaaattacaaatcgatTAA